aaaatcgaATCCACCAGCATCATCAAATCCAGCATCGTAGCCAGCATCATAATCAGCCGCGTCAGACACCATGTCACCAATCAAAAGCCCACCAAGTGCGCCGCCAAGCAACCCGGCTCCCAATCCCATCCCAaagttgttcttgttcttcttcgGTTTTTGAGGAGGCTGCGAGTATCCATACCCAGCTTGACCCGGATACCCGTACCCTTGTGGAGGATACCCATATCCGGGTTGCTGAGGCGGGTACCCGTAGCCGCCATAGCCTTGCTGGGGTGGGTATCCAGCGGGTGGATATCCGTGTCCAGCAGGATATTGCTGATGTGGCGGCGGGTAAGCATATGGCGCGGAACTTGATCCTGCCGCCCCAGCAGCATGAGCAGGATAAGCCATAACTGGCTCATTCTTTGAATCCTTGGATGGCGGAGGGTACGCCGTCGCCGGTGGAGGATACTCCGCCGTCTTCGGCGGCGGTGGAGCGTAACTAACCGTCGCCCCCGTCGACGACGCCTTATCCATCGCCGGAGCAGCTGAACTCTTGCCGCCAACTTTGTACGAGAAATTCAGAGAGCCCTTGGGCTTCCCGGAGGGCTTCCTGACCTGGTAAGATACCTGACGAAATTCTTTGCCGTCTTTTCCGCCGGGATTGTCGAGAAGCTCCCGGAGGGGGACGTGGACGGTGCCGATGAGGGTGTCGCCGAGTGTACGGTCGGAGACGATCTTGATCTCAAGAGAGAGACGATTCTGCTGCGCCAAGGAGTCGCTGAAATTGAACTTCATCGGAAAATTCCACGTAGGGTTGGTTCCTCCGTCGCGATCGACGCTGGTTTTGAACTTCTGGGGGTTGTAGATGTCGCCGTTGAGCGAAACGACGGCGTATACGTCCATCTTGGATATCAAATTGACATTCTTGAGATCCTTGGCGGAAACGATCATGAGGTCTAGGGTTCTGTATTCCATTGTTGTGAACAACGCGATCAGTTTCTTGAGTTGTTGAATTTCGTGGCAGCGTTTAATAGCGGTCGAGATTAATTGGGATTATGACGCTGACGGGGgtatgaatttatttatttatagacGAAATTGAGAATTATGGAGAATTGGAGATGgttgcaaaataaataattttggaATCTTCCAGGTATTTAAGTTAACGCGTTACTCTGGATTACTATTCTTGATTTTTAGTCGTTCTTTTTATTGGCatccattatttttttttttcttgttctagATATATCAGATATATcgttttcaaaagaaaaaaaaagatatatcaGATATATCTCAACTCTGAAAGGCGGTAccgttttttttattaatttaaacatCATATGAACTGAAACCCAACTGAATTCATAGGTCATACCGTTACCTATTCCTtagcaaaaaatatatatatatttaaattaaaataaaaacttatttaaaagtTAGTTCTCTTAAAAATTAGAaagtttatatataaaaattaatacaattattttttaaatttaaaaattggttAAAAGCTGATCGttgtttgaataatttttttctcattaTTCAAACAATTCCTTAAAATaaagtaattatttaataatatttttttatatttttattggtcaagtgataatattttattttaggataatattgttatattttatGTAACACTTTATCATTAGTTATATTGCTTTTTATCCAGTTTtaaaatgagtttaattttaatttacgtaaaatattttatacaatcatgtaattacatatattttttcagATGATTATTCAggtaattaatataaaatatagttatttttattaatgtgaTTTCGCATAATTAGATgcatgtataaaattattttatactgagatacattaaaattgaatttttaaaaaaaatatgagttCTACTAAAAACACTTagatagtaaaaaaattttaaatttattttacatatatttaaagaaaaaaaggttaagcttttatgataaaaataaattaataaatatgctaataaatttttttcgaatttatataaaattaataataaaaaaatattaactatattaaattatttaataattttttaaatatcaactATAGTCTATCTTTTCTTATTGTCAAGCATTAAAATGTGCATCTCAAGTGACGTGTCACTTTACAGAAACCAAAAAACGCGGGTAGTTTGCGACTTGCGCTACTCGCTTTGTAAACGGGGCGTGCTCAGCAATCTTATAGAACTCATAGTTGACCAAAAATGTTAAGGAATCTTAAAACTCAAACTTAAACTCAACCAATGATCCACATCACCCCTCAAAACGAGTGATGGAAATTAAGTACATTTTTGTCGTCTTCTTTCGTTgtattgaaaattaattattaattataattaaaagcAGCCTAGTTTGCACGAAGTTGACGGAATCCATCTTACGTTTCTGTTGTAgaacttttctttcttttttaccGAATACTGTTATGGATTTGCTAGTTTTCTGGACTTTAGTGCACTTGTCTCTCCAAGGAAGTGAGGATCTTCAAACGATAGCAGTCTATTTCATGTCGTTTTTTTCTTCCGGCCACTTCTAGGTAGAAATTGATTTTTCTTCGCTAGTCCCTACATTTTTTAGgtaaactaaattttaattctaaaacttttattttttgaaaataggcTATTAAAACTAACTTTTGAAATATAACTTTTAATAATTTAGAATGATTACAAACTCTTTTGTTGTGATTTTGTTGAAGAATCCCATATTATGTATCCATGATGGCTttgtaatttttgttatttcatTATTATTAGTGAATGAAAATgatccttcttttttttttaggcTATAGCATTCTTTTAATCATAGACTGATGTACTCttggttttcattttttttttcttttctctataGTTTGGGAATGAGGCATGTATTTTATAAGAGGAAGGGGGGCGTAAGGGAATGGGCCTATGGGCCCAGAGTCTCATTTTACAAAGAACAATGTTCACATAATGGGCCTTGAAAGGGTCGATGAAGTTTGAAATCATATTTTTGACTGTTTGTTTTCCACTGATTTCCTCAAGTTGGTTGATGAAATTTAAAATCTTGTTGATGTTGATAAAGGCCTGTTAACCATATATAGCATTGCGGACTACATAACCCAAAAAAATAACAGgagatttaattaattaacaaaaacaaagacAATTGTCTCGAAGACAATTGTTGGACTTCCGAAATTAGTTGATAAATTTAATTGTGTAATGACAGATTAAAGACCAAAAAAAAGACTCTGTAGGTTTTTTTTGTCCTGTATCCTGATGctaacaaaaaaacaaaaaaaaaacgataGCATTTATTATACACAGTTTTAATGTAAGATCTGGCCcatgaacaaagaaaaaaagtTTTAACATATCACTTTTATCAGATATCTAACCAATTCAACCTATGAAAACATGACAAGGAAAAAAAAACTATGCATAGAAATTTGTTTCATGCATTAAATACATGTATAATTAGATTCATCATATAATTACATACAAATTACAATGGAGAATAATTTATCTTTTGAAAAGTACCAGAAAAATTGCCTGCCTTTATTATTTGTcccaaaaaataatatttggtTTCCGCATTCAATTCATTATCCTCATACAGTTATAAattcaaatacaataatatGAACCCTTTTTGGCAAACATGTGTAATTAGTTGTCTACATCttttaaattgaattggaaTTGCAATTCAAGAGTGTATTATTTGGCTCCTTGGGTCTGTCTCTTGGGGGGATCCAAGAGATGTCAATTGAAATATTATTGGAAGAAAACTTGTTTATGTCTGCTTCTATTATTTAtgtttattcttctgtttggtGTTTTCGAGTTTTGACTCTTTCTCACCACAAAGTTTCAGCCTATCCTCCTTTTcgttactttatttattttaggataAATGCTAGAAAATTATCAAAATCTGTTGTTTTTTATCATCAATTAgtcatttatattaaaaaatatgaattaaaatatACTGTTGTAttactaaactaaaaaaaaaattagactaaaaaaattgaattgataactaaataatgataaataataataaattctgatagcttagtatttttgatattttaggGTTGGAAAAGAAAGCATTTTGAAGCATGAGAATGATGAATTGATGAGTGAAGGGTGATAAAGTTGGTGAGATTTGGTCAGATCTTATCACTCTTACTTTTTTCTCTCCTAAGGACACTTTGTTATGAAAGAAAATATGAGTTTGTTAGTTATTACATAGTGACGAAAGAATGCAAGTGTAAGAAAGAGATAGCATGTATCTGTATGCTCACCAGTCGCTATAGCCTTATGCAAGCAAAACTATGTTTATACTTCCTTTGGATCCTTGTGACTTTGTGAGTGgtttctttattaaaaaaaaacattcttATTAGGTATATTAataaatgtatattttttaggataaaactcatattttatattttcttgcat
Above is a genomic segment from Arachis stenosperma cultivar V10309 chromosome 1, arast.V10309.gnm1.PFL2, whole genome shotgun sequence containing:
- the LOC130966308 gene encoding protein SRC2-like, with the translated sequence MEYRTLDLMIVSAKDLKNVNLISKMDVYAVVSLNGDIYNPQKFKTSVDRDGGTNPTWNFPMKFNFSDSLAQQNRLSLEIKIVSDRTLGDTLIGTVHVPLRELLDNPGGKDGKEFRQVSYQVRKPSGKPKGSLNFSYKVGGKSSAAPAMDKASSTGATVSYAPPPPKTAEYPPPATAYPPPSKDSKNEPVMAYPAHAAGAAGSSSAPYAYPPPHQQYPAGHGYPPAGYPPQQGYGGYGYPPQQPGYGYPPQGYGYPGQAGYGYSQPPQKPKKNKNNFGMGLGAGLLGGALGGLLIGDMVSDAADYDAGYDAGFDDAGGFDF